The following proteins come from a genomic window of Nostoc sp. TCL26-01:
- a CDS encoding Hsp70 family protein — MKAIGIDLGTTNSEVAIVENGQVRVLPGEDGDLILPSCVGFSDTGKLLVGREALRQYAAAPERTVKSIKRWMGTDHKTTLGDKEYLPHEVSAIILRALKQRAENALGETITQAVITVPAYFTDAQRQATKTAGEIAGLEVLQIINEPTAAALAYDLRSEETERVVVYDLGGGTFDVSVVEITGEVTEVLASHGNNRLGGDDFDRLLQLHLVDLFRQQHSVDVPDDAATQARLLRAAEQLKIDLSSHAFATVREAFLGSKGKTALHLETEIARTDFEKLIRPLLAQTLEAIDRALADANLSPKEIDRIILVGGSTRIPLVQQMIEEHLGQTPTDGIQPDLCVALGAALQAGVLVGESVDAILVDVIPHSLGIAAAVHTPMGIMPGYFSVIIPRNSVVPVSRSHVYSTVFDEQEIVEIEVFQGENMIAEENVPLGSFRVEDLPPKPAGGIQIEVHFDFDLNGILTVTTTEKGKGQQGTLVVNNAGIQKLSSHELKQARADLEALFESDETIDISTEDSSDAVEIPPELAALLNRAQKTTLDAEQAEELQDILDQIEDAIAQNDPELPQLQAELEDFLYYASNNEAE, encoded by the coding sequence ATGAAAGCAATTGGGATTGACTTAGGCACAACAAATTCCGAAGTGGCGATCGTTGAAAATGGTCAGGTACGAGTATTGCCAGGAGAAGATGGTGATTTAATCTTACCTTCCTGTGTAGGGTTTAGCGATACAGGAAAACTACTCGTGGGACGAGAAGCACTGCGTCAGTATGCAGCCGCACCCGAACGTACAGTGAAGTCGATTAAGCGCTGGATGGGAACTGATCACAAAACTACTTTAGGAGACAAAGAATACTTACCCCATGAAGTTTCTGCAATTATTCTCCGCGCCTTGAAACAACGGGCTGAAAATGCTTTGGGCGAAACAATTACCCAGGCAGTAATTACAGTTCCTGCCTACTTTACAGACGCGCAACGGCAAGCAACTAAAACTGCTGGTGAGATCGCTGGTTTGGAGGTATTACAAATTATCAATGAACCAACAGCAGCAGCTTTAGCTTATGATTTACGCTCGGAAGAGACAGAACGGGTTGTAGTTTATGACTTAGGTGGTGGTACTTTTGACGTGTCAGTTGTGGAAATTACTGGTGAAGTCACAGAAGTATTGGCTAGTCATGGAAATAATCGCTTGGGTGGAGATGATTTTGATCGGCTTTTGCAACTCCATCTGGTAGATTTATTTCGCCAACAACATAGTGTAGATGTGCCAGATGATGCTGCCACCCAGGCGCGTCTGTTGCGAGCCGCCGAGCAGTTGAAAATTGACTTGAGTTCTCATGCTTTTGCTACAGTTAGAGAAGCCTTTTTGGGGAGTAAAGGCAAAACTGCATTACATCTGGAGACAGAAATAGCCCGAACAGATTTTGAAAAGTTGATTCGCCCACTATTAGCACAAACCTTAGAGGCCATTGACCGCGCTCTCGCTGATGCCAATTTGTCACCAAAAGAGATTGATCGGATTATTCTCGTTGGTGGTTCCACACGTATTCCCCTAGTGCAACAAATGATTGAGGAACACTTGGGGCAAACTCCCACTGATGGTATTCAACCAGACCTTTGTGTAGCACTGGGAGCCGCTTTACAAGCCGGGGTACTGGTGGGAGAATCTGTCGATGCCATTCTTGTCGATGTAATTCCCCATTCTCTTGGCATTGCTGCGGCTGTACACACACCAATGGGGATTATGCCAGGGTATTTTAGTGTGATTATTCCCCGCAACAGCGTTGTCCCTGTTTCTCGCTCTCATGTTTATTCCACTGTGTTTGACGAGCAAGAAATAGTAGAAATTGAAGTTTTTCAAGGCGAAAATATGATCGCTGAAGAAAATGTTCCTCTCGGTTCCTTTCGAGTGGAGGACTTACCACCCAAACCAGCAGGCGGTATTCAAATCGAAGTTCACTTTGATTTTGACCTGAATGGTATTCTCACTGTCACCACCACCGAAAAAGGCAAAGGGCAACAAGGCACGCTAGTAGTTAATAACGCCGGTATCCAAAAACTTTCCAGCCACGAACTTAAGCAAGCTAGGGCAGATTTAGAGGCATTGTTTGAAAGTGACGAAACAATAGATATCTCCACAGAAGATAGTAGCGATGCAGTGGAAATCCCGCCAGAATTAGCAGCACTGTTAAATCGCGCTCAAAAAACAACTTTAGATGCAGAACAAGCAGAGGAATTACAAGATATATTAGACCAGATTGAAGATGCGATCGCTCAAAATGATCCCGAACTACCACAGTTACAAGCAGAACTAGAAGATTTTCTCTACTACGCCAGTAACAATGAGGCAGAATAA
- the ureG gene encoding urease accessory protein UreG, translating into MNAFRVGVAGPVGSGKTALVDVLCKALRDRYQLAVVTNDIYTQEDAQFLVRSQALSSDRILGVETGGCPHTAIREDASMNLAAIEQLEQRFSNLDLVFLESGGDNLAATFSPELVDLTIYVIDVAAGDKIPRKGGPGITKSDLLVINKTDLAPYVGADLSVMATDAQKMRRDKPFIFTNLKTHSGLTEVIEFIQKNIC; encoded by the coding sequence ATGAACGCTTTTCGAGTAGGAGTTGCTGGCCCCGTGGGTTCGGGGAAAACGGCTTTAGTTGATGTTTTGTGTAAAGCCTTGCGCGATCGCTATCAGTTGGCAGTGGTGACAAATGACATTTATACTCAAGAAGATGCCCAATTTTTGGTACGCTCTCAAGCCTTAAGTAGCGATCGCATTTTGGGTGTGGAGACTGGCGGTTGTCCCCATACTGCCATCCGAGAAGATGCTTCGATGAATTTGGCAGCAATTGAACAACTAGAACAACGATTTAGCAACTTAGATTTAGTCTTTTTAGAAAGTGGTGGTGATAATTTAGCTGCTACCTTTAGTCCTGAATTGGTGGATTTAACAATTTATGTGATTGATGTAGCCGCCGGTGATAAAATTCCCCGTAAAGGTGGCCCAGGTATTACTAAATCTGATTTGCTCGTGATTAATAAAACTGATTTAGCACCATACGTCGGTGCAGATTTAAGCGTGATGGCCACAGACGCACAAAAAATGCGTCGTGATAAACCCTTTATCTTTACTAATTTGAAAACTCACTCCGGACTGACAGAAGTGATTGAATTTATTCAAAAAAATATTTGTTAG
- a CDS encoding HAMP domain-containing protein, with protein MATEQLTRESDNLDLKQLLKTLTAVKKGDFSARMSIEQTGIAGKIADTLNDIIEQNERMTAELQRISNVVGKEGKITERASLGNVSGSWTDCVNSVNTLITDLVQPTAETTRVIRAVANGDLSQTIATEIEGRPLKGEFRQTANIVNTMVTRLSSFAGEVTRVAREVGTEGKLGVQAQVQGVAGTWKDLTDNVNLMAGNLTGQVRNIAEVATAIANGDLSKKITVDVKGEILELKNTVNTMVDQLNSFASEVTRVAREVGTEGKLGVQAEVRGVAGTWKDLTDNVNLMAGNLTAQVRNIAEVTTAVANGDLSKKITVDVKGEILELKNTVNIMVDQLNSFASEVTRVAREVGAEGKLGGQAEVRGVAGTWKDLTDSVNFMAGSLTAQVRNIAEVTTAVANGDLSKKITVDVKGEILELKNTINTMVDQLNSFASEVTRVAREVGTEGKLGVQAEVRGVAGTWKDLTDNVNLMAGNLTGQVRNIAEVATAIANGDLSKKITVDVRGEIFELKNTINIMVDQLSSFASEVTRVAREVGSEGKLGVQADVKGVAGTWKDLTDSVNFMAGSLTAQVRNIAEVTTAVATGDLSKKITVDVKGEILELKNTINTMVDQLNSFASEVTRVAREVGSEGKLGVQAEVRGVAGTWKDLTDSVNFMAGSLTAQVRNIAEVTTAVANGDLSKKITVDVKGEILELKNTINTMVDQLSSFASEVTRVAREVGTEGKLGVQAEVRGVAGTWKDLTGAVNMMAGNLTDQVRNIAEVATAIANGDLSKKITVQVKGEILELKNTINIMVDQLNSFASEVTRVAREVGSEGKLGVQADVKGVAGTWKDLTDSVNFMAGSLTAQVRNIAAVTTAVANGDLSKKISVDVKGEILELKNTVNTMVDQLNSFASEVTRVAREVGTEGKLGVQAEVKGVAGTWKDLTDSVNFMAGSLTAQVRNIAEVTTAVANGDLSKKITVDVKGEILELKNTINTMVDQLNSFASEVTRVAREVGTEGKLGVQAYVRGVAGTWKDLTDNVNLMAGNLTAQVRNIAEVTKAVANGDLSKKITVDVKGEILDLKNTINTMVDQLSSFASEVTRVAREVGTEGKLGGQALVQGVAGTWKDLTDNVNSMAGNLTAQVRGIARVVTAVANGDLKRKLMLDAKGEIETLAETINEMIDTLATFANQVTTVAREVGIEGKLGGQAKVPGAAGTWKDLTDNVNELAATLTTQLRAIAEVATAVTKGDLTRSISVEALGEVAILKDNINQMIANLRETTQKNTEQDWLKTNLAKFTRMLQGQRDLETVSKLILSELAPLVGAQHGVFYLLESGDNQAYLKLLSTYAYRERKNLANRFFLGEGLVGQCALEKERILLTEVPNDYIKISSGLGEATPLNAVVLPVLFEGQVTAVVELASFRRFSEIHLTFFDQLTESIAIVLNTIAASMRTEELLKQSQSLAEELQTQQNELRETNKRLEQQAQSLKASEDLLRGQQDELQQTNAELEEKAELLALQKQEVERKNREIEQARRSLEDKAEQLALSSKYKSEFLANMSHELRTPLNSLLILARLLTDNVDGNLTDKQVEYSQTIYSAGNELLALINDILDLAKIESGTMSIHMTPMPLQELAEQIERTFGQIAQNKGLTFAVELAADLPISIHTDVKRLQQVLKNLLSNAFKFTENGEVSLQIAVATQGWSLTQQTLNRAQTVIAFAVSDTGIGIAADKQKIIFEAFQQADGTTSRKYGGTGLGLSISREIAHLLGGEIKLISHPGQGSTFTFYVPQQNLESTQANLFPPSHSSLPTHHSPQINDDRSNINNSSDHNVLLIVEDDVNFAKILLDMARQQGFQVITAQTGTSGLKLAKEYRPTAILLDIKLPEMDGWTVLDRLKRDPTTRHIPVHIMSVEEGQQRCLQLGAIAYLQKPVTSEAISGALEKIKGFVERRVKSLLVVEDDQLQRQSIVELIGNSDVTTTAVGTGAEALQAIRNQYFDCLVLDLGLPDMPGIELIEQIKREPNASALPIIVYTGREISPAQETELRRIAETIIIKDVRSPERLLDETALFLHRIQENLPVPKRQILEQLYSKDYSLVGKKVLIVDDDVRNIFALTSMLERYQMQVLYAENGREGIDLLEITPDIDVVLMDVMMPEMDGYETMQLIRQREQFSSLPIIALTAKAMQGDRDQCIAAGASDYIAKPVDTEQLLSLLRVWLYR; from the coding sequence ATGGCAACCGAACAGTTAACCAGAGAAAGTGACAACCTTGATTTAAAACAGCTCCTCAAAACGCTGACGGCTGTAAAAAAAGGTGATTTTTCTGCGCGGATGTCCATAGAGCAAACAGGCATAGCCGGGAAAATAGCTGATACTCTCAACGATATTATTGAGCAAAATGAGCGCATGACAGCAGAGCTACAGCGCATTAGTAATGTTGTGGGCAAAGAAGGCAAAATTACGGAACGGGCTTCATTAGGAAATGTTAGTGGTTCTTGGACAGATTGTGTCAATTCTGTCAATACTCTAATTACAGATTTAGTGCAGCCAACGGCGGAAACGACAAGGGTAATTCGCGCTGTCGCTAACGGTGATTTATCTCAAACGATCGCCACAGAAATTGAAGGTAGACCCCTCAAGGGAGAGTTTCGCCAAACAGCCAACATTGTCAACACGATGGTGACACGGTTGAGTTCCTTTGCTGGGGAAGTGACGCGGGTTGCCAGAGAAGTCGGCACAGAAGGTAAACTGGGTGTCCAAGCCCAGGTGCAAGGAGTCGCGGGTACGTGGAAAGATTTAACCGATAACGTCAACCTGATGGCAGGAAACCTGACAGGACAGGTGAGAAATATTGCCGAAGTGGCAACAGCGATCGCCAATGGTGATTTGTCGAAAAAAATCACCGTGGATGTGAAAGGGGAAATTTTGGAGTTGAAAAACACCGTGAATACAATGGTGGATCAACTGAATTCTTTTGCATCGGAAGTTACACGGGTGGCGAGGGAAGTGGGAACGGAAGGAAAACTCGGTGTGCAAGCAGAAGTCCGAGGGGTAGCGGGGACTTGGAAAGACTTGACAGATAACGTCAACCTGATGGCAGGAAACTTGACAGCGCAGGTGCGGAACATTGCCGAGGTGACGACGGCGGTAGCAAATGGCGACTTGTCGAAGAAAATTACTGTGGATGTGAAGGGGGAAATTTTAGAACTGAAAAACACCGTCAATATCATGGTGGATCAACTCAATTCCTTTGCCTCAGAAGTGACACGGGTTGCCCGTGAGGTGGGTGCAGAAGGAAAATTAGGTGGTCAAGCCGAAGTCCGGGGGGTAGCAGGTACATGGAAGGACTTGACTGATAGTGTGAATTTCATGGCGGGGAGTTTAACAGCCCAGGTGCGGAATATTGCCGAGGTGACGACGGCGGTAGCCAATGGGGACTTGTCAAAGAAAATCACTGTGGATGTGAAGGGGGAAATTTTGGAGTTGAAGAACACCATCAATACAATGGTGGATCAACTCAATTCTTTTGCCTCAGAAGTCACTAGGGTGGCGCGGGAGGTGGGAACGGAAGGAAAGTTGGGGGTACAAGCAGAAGTCCGAGGGGTAGCGGGGACTTGGAAAGACTTGACAGATAACGTCAACCTGATGGCAGGAAATCTGACAGGACAGGTGAGAAATATTGCCGAAGTGGCAACAGCGATCGCTAATGGTGACTTATCCAAAAAAATCACTGTGGACGTGCGCGGGGAAATTTTTGAGTTGAAAAACACCATCAATATCATGGTGGATCAACTGAGTTCTTTTGCCTCAGAAGTTACCAGGGTAGCTAGGGAAGTAGGTAGCGAAGGCAAATTGGGTGTGCAAGCCGATGTCAAAGGTGTGGCAGGGACTTGGAAAGACTTGACCGATAGTGTGAATTTCATGGCGGGGAGTTTGACAGCCCAGGTGCGGAATATTGCCGAGGTGACAACGGCGGTGGCAACAGGTGACTTATCCAAGAAAATTACTGTGGATGTGAAGGGGGAAATTCTAGAACTCAAGAACACTATTAATACAATGGTGGATCAGCTGAATTCCTTTGCCTCGGAAGTAACACGGGTGGCGCGGGAAGTCGGTAGCGAAGGCAAACTCGGTGTGCAAGCAGAAGTGCGCGGGGTGGCAGGTACGTGGAAAGACTTAACCGACAGTGTAAATTTCATGGCGGGGAGTTTAACTGCCCAGGTACGGAACATTGCCGAGGTGACGACGGCGGTGGCAAATGGTGACTTGTCGAAGAAAATTACTGTGGATGTGAAGGGGGAAATTTTAGAACTCAAGAACACCATCAATACAATGGTGGATCAACTCAGTTCCTTTGCCTCGGAAGTCACCAGGGTGGCGCGGGAGGTAGGAACGGAAGGGAAACTGGGTGTCCAAGCCGAAGTCCGGGGAGTCGCAGGGACTTGGAAAGACTTGACAGGTGCGGTGAATATGATGGCAGGAAACCTCACTGATCAAGTACGGAATATTGCCGAGGTGGCAACTGCGATCGCTAACGGTGATTTGTCGAAGAAAATTACTGTGCAAGTAAAAGGGGAAATTTTAGAGTTGAAAAACACCATCAATATCATGGTGGATCAACTCAACTCTTTTGCCTCGGAAGTAACTAGGGTGGCGCGGGAAGTCGGTAGCGAAGGCAAGCTGGGTGTGCAAGCCGATGTTAAAGGTGTGGCAGGGACTTGGAAGGACTTGACTGACAGTGTGAATTTCATGGCAGGAAGTTTGACAGCCCAGGTACGGAATATTGCTGCCGTCACTACAGCCGTGGCTAATGGCGACTTGTCCAAGAAAATTTCTGTGGATGTGAAAGGGGAAATTCTGGAGTTGAAAAACACCGTCAACACAATGGTGGATCAACTGAATTCTTTTGCATCGGAAGTTACCAGGGTGGCGCGGGAGGTGGGAACGGAAGGAAAACTGGGTGTGCAAGCCGAAGTTAAAGGTGTGGCAGGGACTTGGAAAGACTTGACCGATAGTGTGAATTTCATGGCAGGGAGTTTGACAGCCCAGGTGCGGAATATTGCCGAGGTGACGACGGCGGTGGCAAATGGCGACTTGTCCAAGAAAATCACCGTGGATGTGAAGGGAGAAATTTTAGAACTCAAGAACACCATCAATACAATGGTGGATCAACTCAACTCCTTTGCCTCGGAAGTAACACGGGTAGCACGGGAGGTGGGAACAGAAGGAAAACTGGGTGTACAAGCCTACGTCCGGGGTGTGGCCGGCACATGGAAAGACTTAACCGATAACGTCAACCTGATGGCGGGGAACCTGACAGCCCAGGTGCGGAACATTGCCGAAGTGACAAAAGCGGTGGCAAATGGCGACTTGTCCAAAAAAATCACCGTGGATGTGAAAGGGGAAATTCTCGACTTGAAAAACACCATCAACACAATGGTGGATCAACTTAGTTCCTTTGCCTCAGAAGTTACGAGGGTAGCACGGGAGGTGGGAACTGAAGGAAAATTAGGTGGGCAAGCTTTAGTACAAGGTGTAGCAGGTACGTGGAAGGATTTGACCGACAACGTTAACTCAATGGCGGGGAACCTGACAGCCCAGGTAAGAGGCATTGCCAGAGTTGTCACGGCAGTAGCGAACGGGGACTTGAAACGCAAACTGATGTTAGATGCGAAGGGGGAAATTGAAACCTTAGCCGAGACAATCAACGAAATGATTGATACCCTAGCCACCTTTGCCAATCAGGTAACAACAGTGGCGCGGGAAGTAGGCATAGAAGGGAAATTAGGCGGTCAAGCCAAGGTTCCAGGGGCAGCCGGCACATGGAAAGATTTGACCGACAACGTTAACGAACTAGCAGCCACATTAACTACCCAATTAAGAGCGATCGCAGAAGTTGCCACAGCCGTGACTAAAGGCGATTTGACCCGTTCTATCTCCGTAGAAGCCTTGGGTGAGGTAGCAATTCTCAAAGACAATATCAACCAGATGATTGCTAACCTCAGAGAGACAACCCAGAAAAATACTGAGCAGGACTGGTTAAAAACGAACCTGGCTAAGTTTACCCGGATGCTACAAGGGCAGAGAGACTTAGAAACCGTCTCCAAATTAATTCTCTCCGAACTCGCACCCCTAGTCGGCGCACAACACGGCGTATTCTACCTCTTAGAATCAGGAGACAATCAAGCCTACCTCAAGTTACTTAGCACCTATGCTTACCGCGAACGCAAAAATTTAGCCAACCGCTTTTTCTTGGGTGAAGGTTTGGTAGGACAATGTGCCTTAGAAAAAGAACGGATTCTGTTAACCGAAGTCCCCAACGACTATATCAAAATTAGTTCCGGTTTAGGCGAAGCCACCCCACTAAATGCTGTAGTCCTACCCGTCTTATTTGAAGGACAAGTCACAGCAGTAGTTGAGTTGGCATCCTTCCGCCGCTTTAGTGAAATTCATTTAACCTTCTTCGACCAACTCACCGAAAGTATTGCGATCGTTCTCAACACCATCGCCGCCTCCATGCGGACTGAAGAATTACTCAAGCAATCCCAGTCTCTAGCCGAGGAATTACAAACCCAGCAAAACGAACTCCGAGAAACCAACAAACGCCTCGAACAACAAGCCCAATCACTCAAAGCCTCAGAAGACTTACTGCGAGGACAGCAAGATGAGTTGCAGCAAACCAATGCAGAATTAGAAGAAAAAGCCGAATTATTAGCCTTACAAAAACAAGAAGTAGAACGGAAAAATCGAGAGATTGAACAAGCTAGAAGGTCTTTAGAAGACAAAGCTGAACAATTAGCACTGTCCTCTAAATATAAATCCGAGTTCTTAGCTAATATGTCCCACGAACTCCGGACACCCTTAAATAGCTTGTTGATTTTGGCCAGATTATTAACAGATAACGTTGATGGTAATCTCACCGATAAACAAGTCGAATATAGCCAAACAATTTACTCTGCCGGTAACGAACTGTTGGCATTAATCAATGACATTTTGGATCTAGCCAAAATCGAATCGGGAACCATGTCCATTCACATGACCCCCATGCCCTTACAAGAATTGGCAGAACAAATTGAGCGTACCTTTGGACAAATAGCTCAAAATAAAGGACTGACTTTTGCCGTTGAACTGGCTGCAGATTTGCCAATCAGCATCCACACTGATGTTAAACGCCTACAACAAGTCCTGAAAAATCTCCTCTCCAACGCTTTTAAATTCACCGAAAATGGAGAAGTCAGCTTACAAATAGCCGTAGCGACACAGGGATGGAGTCTCACCCAACAAACCCTCAACCGCGCTCAAACTGTCATTGCTTTTGCCGTTAGTGATACAGGTATCGGTATTGCCGCCGACAAGCAAAAGATTATTTTTGAAGCCTTCCAACAAGCTGATGGCACTACTAGCCGCAAATATGGCGGCACAGGATTAGGTTTGTCAATTAGCCGAGAAATTGCTCATCTCCTGGGCGGCGAAATCAAGCTGATTAGTCATCCCGGACAAGGTAGCACCTTTACCTTCTACGTACCACAACAAAATCTGGAATCGACACAAGCAAATCTATTCCCCCCTTCCCACTCCTCACTTCCCACTCACCACTCACCACAGATCAACGACGATCGCTCTAACATTAACAATTCTTCAGATCATAATGTCCTGCTGATTGTCGAAGATGATGTGAATTTTGCCAAAATTCTCCTAGATATGGCGCGCCAGCAGGGATTCCAAGTGATTACCGCCCAAACTGGTACATCTGGGTTGAAATTAGCTAAGGAATATCGCCCGACAGCAATTTTACTGGATATCAAATTACCAGAGATGGATGGTTGGACAGTCCTAGATCGCCTCAAACGCGACCCCACAACCCGCCATATTCCTGTACACATCATGAGTGTGGAGGAAGGACAACAACGGTGTTTACAACTAGGTGCGATCGCCTATTTACAAAAACCTGTCACCAGTGAAGCCATATCAGGAGCTTTAGAAAAAATTAAAGGTTTTGTGGAACGTCGAGTCAAAAGTCTGCTAGTAGTCGAAGATGATCAACTACAACGCCAAAGCATTGTCGAGCTAATTGGCAACAGCGATGTGACAACTACTGCTGTGGGTACGGGGGCAGAAGCTCTCCAAGCCATCCGCAACCAGTATTTTGACTGCTTAGTCCTGGATTTAGGCTTACCAGATATGCCAGGAATAGAACTAATCGAGCAGATTAAACGAGAACCAAACGCCTCAGCCCTACCCATCATTGTCTACACCGGCAGAGAAATCAGCCCAGCCCAAGAGACAGAACTCAGACGCATCGCAGAGACTATCATTATTAAAGATGTGCGATCGCCCGAACGCCTCCTCGATGAAACTGCCTTGTTCCTCCACCGCATCCAAGAAAATTTACCCGTACCCAAGCGGCAAATCCTTGAACAACTCTATTCCAAAGACTACTCTCTAGTGGGGAAAAAGGTCTTGATTGTAGACGACGATGTACGCAACATCTTTGCCCTCACCAGTATGCTAGAACGCTATCAAATGCAGGTTTTATATGCAGAAAACGGTAGAGAAGGGATTGATTTGCTAGAAATCACACCCGATATTGATGTGGTACTCATGGATGTGATGATGCCAGAAATGGATGGCTACGAAACCATGCAACTGATTCGCCAGCGAGAGCAATTTAGCTCTTTACCAATTATTGCCTTAACAGCCAAAGCCATGCAAGGCGATCGCGATCAGTGTATCGCCGCAGGTGCATCAGATTATATTGCTAAACCCGTAGATACAGAACAGTTATTATCTCTATTACGAGTTTGGCTATACCGTTAA
- a CDS encoding DUF4365 domain-containing protein, with the protein MVPDLQENWLQQSETELCLKRCAYWVSIRGQPPTENQSTVTVYLPQQNIFSVEVLPALMQRIARGEPI; encoded by the coding sequence TTGGTTCCTGATTTACAAGAAAATTGGCTACAACAATCGGAGACGGAGCTTTGCTTGAAGCGTTGTGCTTACTGGGTGTCGATACGCGGTCAACCACCAACTGAAAATCAAAGTACTGTCACTGTTTACTTACCCCAGCAAAATATTTTCAGTGTTGAAGTTTTGCCAGCTCTAATGCAAAGAATTGCTAGAGGAGAACCAATATGA
- a CDS encoding DUF4365 domain-containing protein, with protein sequence MYITTQKEEFSYAYINAVASATGYSFQIAPRLLDLVGVDVTITGITIPGSRRRTRIDLQVKCTSQKLLDPDFVKIPLEIKNYDELRNNNPDDDPLLLVVGLGS encoded by the coding sequence ATGTACATCACTACTCAGAAAGAGGAATTTAGCTATGCTTACATCAATGCTGTCGCGTCTGCTACGGGTTATTCATTCCAAATAGCACCCAGACTATTAGATTTAGTGGGGGTTGATGTAACCATCACAGGAATTACAATACCTGGTTCTAGACGGCGAACTCGGATTGATTTACAAGTCAAATGTACTTCCCAAAAATTACTAGATCCGGACTTTGTTAAAATTCCTCTAGAAATCAAAAATTATGATGAACTAAGAAACAATAATCCCGACGATGACCCCCTGTTGTTAGTCGTTGGTCTTGGTTCCTGA
- the dusB gene encoding tRNA dihydrouridine synthase DusB, with protein MLTLSPSLQARLAQPLKIGSCEVKSRVLQSPLSGVTDMVFRRLVRRYAPDSMMYTEMVNATGLHYVKQLPKIMEVDPNERPISIQLFDCRPDFLAEAAVKAVAEGADTVDINMGCPVNKITKNGGGSSLLRQPEVAAAIVREVVKAVDVPVTVKTRIGWNDKEITILDFAKRMEDAGAKMITVHGRTRAQGYNGNARWEWIARVKEVLAIPVIGNGDIFSVEAAVKCLEQTGADGVMCSRGTLGYPFLVGEIDHFLKTGEILPAPTPIQRLECARDHLQALWEYKGDRGVRQARKHMTWYAKGFVGAAELRGQLSVIETVQQGLDLLDRAIEQLTHGYEPMEEATNFQVA; from the coding sequence ATGCTTACTCTGTCCCCCAGTTTGCAAGCGAGACTTGCTCAACCCCTGAAAATCGGCTCTTGTGAGGTCAAAAGTCGAGTTCTTCAGTCACCTTTGTCTGGGGTAACAGATATGGTGTTTCGTCGTTTGGTACGTCGCTATGCACCAGATTCGATGATGTATACGGAAATGGTCAACGCTACTGGGTTACACTACGTCAAGCAGCTACCTAAAATTATGGAGGTAGACCCTAACGAAAGACCAATCAGTATTCAACTATTTGATTGTCGTCCCGATTTCCTAGCGGAAGCAGCAGTTAAAGCGGTGGCTGAGGGTGCTGATACTGTGGACATTAATATGGGGTGTCCGGTAAATAAAATTACAAAAAATGGTGGTGGTTCTTCCTTATTGCGCCAACCAGAAGTAGCAGCAGCAATTGTGCGGGAAGTGGTGAAAGCTGTTGATGTACCTGTGACAGTTAAAACTCGGATTGGTTGGAATGACAAAGAAATTACTATCCTCGACTTTGCCAAGCGGATGGAAGATGCTGGTGCGAAAATGATTACCGTGCATGGACGCACCCGCGCCCAAGGTTACAATGGTAACGCTCGTTGGGAATGGATAGCGCGTGTGAAAGAAGTGCTAGCGATTCCGGTGATTGGTAATGGCGATATATTTTCAGTGGAAGCGGCGGTGAAATGTCTCGAACAAACTGGTGCTGATGGTGTGATGTGTTCCCGTGGGACTTTAGGTTATCCCTTTTTGGTGGGAGAGATTGATCATTTCTTAAAAACCGGGGAAATCTTGCCAGCACCAACCCCAATTCAACGCTTGGAATGTGCCAGAGATCATTTACAAGCATTGTGGGAGTATAAAGGCGATCGCGGTGTCCGGCAAGCCCGCAAACACATGACTTGGTACGCCAAAGGTTTTGTCGGTGCGGCGGAGTTGCGTGGACAGTTGAGTGTCATCGAAACAGTCCAGCAAGGTTTAGATTTGCTTGACAGAGCCATTGAGCAGTTGACTCATGGTTATGAGCCAATGGAAGAAGCAACTAATTTTCAAGTTGCATAG